From the genome of Sulfurovum sp. NBC37-1, one region includes:
- a CDS encoding Tll0287-like domain-containing protein, producing MKLSLFAASLLIATSTMAADTAQTPNVKLEGVKYIKMLGGALKSQLQAKMKEDKTGLTALAFCTGSANDITNEVNKKLPPYAKVRRTSLKVRNGKVNTPDATDRKVMEEYVASIQAKKFSPKDIKVVEEGDVTRVYKPLVAKAVCLKCHGTDLSPKISEAIKTAYPNDKATGFKEGDLRGVIIAEIKKH from the coding sequence ATGAAACTAAGTTTATTTGCAGCATCTTTGCTGATCGCCACTTCAACTATGGCAGCCGATACGGCACAGACACCAAATGTTAAACTCGAAGGTGTCAAATACATCAAAATGCTGGGCGGTGCCCTCAAATCACAGCTTCAGGCCAAAATGAAAGAGGACAAAACAGGATTGACCGCGCTTGCCTTCTGTACAGGCAGTGCGAACGATATCACCAATGAAGTGAACAAGAAACTTCCTCCTTATGCAAAAGTAAGAAGAACGTCCCTCAAAGTAAGAAACGGCAAAGTCAATACACCCGATGCCACAGACCGGAAGGTTATGGAGGAATATGTTGCATCCATCCAGGCCAAAAAATTCAGCCCGAAAGATATCAAGGTAGTGGAAGAGGGCGATGTAACAAGAGTCTATAAACCTCTCGTTGCCAAAGCTGTCTGCCTCAAGTGCCACGGCACCGATCTTTCTCCCAAGATCTCTGAAGCCATCAAGACCGCTTATCCGAACGACAAAGCGACAGGTTTCAAAGAGGGTGATCTCAGAGGTGTGATCATCGCGGAGATCAAGAAACACTGA